A part of Streptomyces sp. NBC_00557 genomic DNA contains:
- a CDS encoding cytidine deaminase — MTRDTADFDWEALRAVAREAMAHAYAPYSGFPVGVAARVDDGRTVTGCNVENASYGIGLCAECGLVSDLQRTGGGRLTHFTCVDGTGGLLVPCGRCRQLLYEFGGPDLLLDTPQGVLPLSEMLPQAFGPGHLSS, encoded by the coding sequence ATGACCCGGGACACGGCCGACTTCGACTGGGAGGCGCTGCGGGCGGTGGCGCGCGAGGCGATGGCCCACGCGTACGCCCCCTACTCCGGCTTCCCGGTCGGCGTGGCGGCCCGGGTCGACGACGGCCGCACCGTCACCGGCTGCAACGTGGAGAACGCCTCCTACGGCATCGGCCTGTGCGCCGAGTGCGGCCTGGTCTCCGACCTGCAGCGCACCGGCGGCGGCCGGCTCACGCACTTCACCTGCGTGGACGGCACCGGCGGCCTGCTCGTGCCGTGCGGCCGCTGCCGCCAGCTGCTGTACGAGTTCGGCGGCCCGGACCTCCTGCTGGACACCCCCCAGGGCGTCCTGCCGCTGTCGGAGATGCTTCCCCAGGCCTTCGGGCCCGGGCACCTCTCCTCGTAA
- a CDS encoding ABC transporter permease: MTATMTDAPPPAAPKAAGAPQRSGRSFGQLLLLVAGALLLLAAVRLITGSNQLDSAGQVGAALGLAVPIGLAGLAGLWSERSGVVNIGLEGMMILGTFGAGWVGWQSSPWLGLLCGIGFGVLGGLVHAVATVTFGVDHIVSGVAINLLALGATQYLAKLFFTDGAAANAGGNPKQSPPVDSLPQVTVPGLSDGLASVEKHHWFLVSDLAGIIGGLITNLSVITILAAVLFVGSWWLLWRTPFGLRLRSCGENPVAAESLGVNVYTYKYVAVAVSGGLAGLGGAFLALVTSHTYLEGQTGGRGYIGLAAMIFGNWRPGGLAMGAGLFGYSDALQLRNGGTTVHALLLLLVILLVALAGWKLYRRTLWQGGISLLVAALVLVWYLVTDEVPSDFVGATPYVVTLLVLSLSAQRLRMPKADGMRYRKGQGK, from the coding sequence ATGACTGCCACGATGACCGACGCGCCGCCGCCCGCGGCGCCCAAGGCGGCGGGCGCGCCGCAGCGCTCGGGCCGCTCCTTCGGCCAGCTCCTCCTCCTCGTCGCGGGGGCGCTGCTGCTCCTGGCCGCCGTCCGCCTGATCACCGGCTCGAACCAGCTCGACTCCGCCGGCCAGGTCGGCGCCGCGCTCGGCCTCGCCGTGCCGATCGGCCTCGCCGGCCTCGCCGGCCTGTGGTCCGAGCGGTCCGGCGTGGTCAACATCGGCCTCGAGGGCATGATGATCCTCGGCACCTTCGGTGCCGGCTGGGTCGGCTGGCAGTCCAGCCCCTGGCTCGGCCTGCTGTGCGGCATCGGCTTCGGTGTCCTCGGCGGCCTGGTGCACGCCGTCGCCACCGTCACCTTCGGCGTCGACCACATCGTGTCCGGTGTCGCGATCAACCTGCTCGCGCTCGGCGCCACCCAGTACCTCGCCAAGCTCTTCTTCACCGACGGCGCGGCGGCGAACGCCGGCGGCAACCCCAAGCAGTCCCCGCCCGTGGACTCGCTGCCGCAGGTCACCGTGCCCGGTCTGTCCGACGGCCTCGCCTCGGTCGAGAAGCACCACTGGTTCCTGGTCTCCGACCTCGCCGGCATCATCGGCGGTCTGATCACCAACCTGTCCGTGATCACGATCCTGGCCGCGGTGCTGTTCGTCGGCAGCTGGTGGCTGCTGTGGCGCACCCCGTTCGGTCTGCGGCTGCGGTCCTGCGGCGAGAACCCGGTCGCCGCCGAGTCGCTCGGCGTCAACGTCTACACCTACAAGTACGTCGCCGTCGCCGTCTCCGGCGGCCTCGCCGGGCTCGGCGGCGCCTTCCTGGCGCTGGTCACCTCGCACACCTACCTCGAGGGCCAGACCGGCGGCCGCGGCTACATCGGCCTCGCGGCGATGATCTTCGGCAACTGGCGTCCGGGCGGCCTCGCGATGGGCGCGGGCCTGTTCGGCTACTCCGACGCCCTGCAGCTGCGCAACGGCGGCACGACCGTGCACGCGCTGCTGCTCCTGCTGGTCATCCTGCTGGTCGCCCTGGCAGGCTGGAAGCTGTACCGCAGGACCCTGTGGCAGGGCGGGATCAGCCTCCTGGTCGCCGCGCTGGTGCTGGTCTGGTACCTGGTCACCGACGAGGTCCCGAGCGACTTCGTGGGCGCCACCCCGTACGTCGTCACCCTGCTGGTGCTGTCCCTGTCGGCGCAGCGCCTGCGGATGCCGAAGGCGGACGGCATGCGCTACCGGAAGGGCCAGGGCAAATGA
- a CDS encoding ABC transporter permease, protein MNKLTSRIDKERLLLGIAAPLLAVVAGIVVTALVILATGKNPGPAFNDMVTYGFASDSQVYILNKATTYYLAGISVAIGFRMNLFNIGVDGQYRLAAFFAAVLGGALTLPGWLSILLILLGAMATGAVWAAIAGVLKVTRGVSEVISTIMLNAIATAIIGYLLQPGKLAKLYQGGTVVATKPLPSASHFFLIHTGPAGDLDGFIFLAAAVGIAYWFVLGRTRFGFDLRTVGQSESAAAASGVSVKKMVATSMVISGAVAGLIGMPTLLNESYQYSNDFPTGIGFTGIAIALLGRNHPIGIALGALLWGFLERTTNHLEFQGYDKEILGVIQGVIVLCVVIAYEVVRRYGLKRQQQKVGAELAAQAAAPTKKQEVA, encoded by the coding sequence ATGAACAAGCTGACCTCACGGATCGACAAGGAGCGGCTGCTCCTCGGGATCGCCGCACCGCTGCTGGCGGTCGTCGCCGGTATCGTCGTCACCGCCCTGGTGATCCTCGCGACGGGCAAGAACCCGGGCCCCGCCTTCAACGACATGGTGACCTACGGCTTCGCGAGCGACAGCCAGGTCTACATCCTGAACAAGGCGACGACGTACTACCTGGCGGGTATCTCCGTGGCCATCGGCTTCCGGATGAACCTGTTCAACATCGGCGTCGACGGCCAGTACCGGCTTGCCGCGTTCTTCGCCGCCGTCCTCGGCGGCGCGCTGACCCTGCCCGGCTGGCTCTCCATCCTGCTGATCCTGCTGGGCGCCATGGCGACCGGCGCCGTGTGGGCCGCCATCGCCGGTGTCCTGAAGGTCACCCGGGGCGTCAGCGAGGTCATCTCGACCATCATGCTGAACGCGATCGCCACCGCGATCATCGGTTACCTGCTCCAGCCCGGGAAGCTGGCCAAGCTCTACCAGGGCGGCACGGTCGTCGCCACCAAGCCGCTCCCGTCGGCCTCGCACTTCTTCCTCATCCACACCGGCCCGGCGGGCGACCTCGACGGCTTCATCTTCCTCGCCGCCGCCGTCGGCATCGCGTACTGGTTCGTCCTCGGCCGCACCCGGTTCGGCTTCGACCTGCGCACCGTCGGCCAGTCCGAGAGCGCGGCCGCCGCGAGCGGTGTGTCGGTGAAGAAGATGGTCGCCACCAGCATGGTCATCTCGGGCGCGGTGGCCGGTCTGATCGGCATGCCGACCCTGCTCAACGAGAGCTACCAGTACAGCAACGACTTCCCGACGGGCATCGGCTTCACCGGCATCGCCATCGCGCTGCTCGGCCGCAACCACCCGATCGGCATCGCGCTCGGCGCTCTGCTCTGGGGCTTTCTGGAGCGCACCACCAACCACCTGGAGTTCCAGGGCTACGACAAGGAGATCCTCGGCGTCATCCAGGGCGTGATCGTCCTGTGCGTCGTGATCGCCTACGAGGTCGTACGGCGCTACGGCCTCAAGCGCCAGCAGCAGAAGGTCGGCGCCGAACTCGCGGCCCAGGCCGCCGCCCCGACGAAGAAGCAGGAGGTGGCGTGA
- a CDS encoding ABC transporter ATP-binding protein, with protein sequence MRGITKRFPGVVANRDIDITVRTGTVHALCGENGAGKSTLMKILYGMQQPDEGTITVNGEQVVFHNPGDAIARGIGMVHQHFMLADNLTVLENVVLGAEKLYGIGNRARAKIKEISDAYGLNVRPDVLVEELGVADRQRVEILKVLYRGAKTLILDEPTAVLVPQEVDALFDNLRELKSEGLTVIFISHKLGEVLSVADEITVIRRGTTVGTVSPQGTTPKQLAELMVGSELPTPETEESTVTDVPVLKVEGLHLAQTDLEGIERIILDQISFTIHRGEVLGIAGVEGNGQSELVEAIMGMRQPDAGVVTLDGADISHAATRDRREAGIGYIPEDRHRHGLLLEAPLWENRILGHVTEKPNARGRLLDIKAARADTERIVRAYDVRTPGIDVTAASLSGGNQQKLIVGREMSHAPKLLIAAHPTRGVDVGAQAAIWDHIREARREGLAVLLISADLDELIGLSDTLRVMYRGRLVADADPATITPEELGSAMTGAATGHLEHTEDDER encoded by the coding sequence CTGCGCGGCATCACCAAGCGCTTCCCCGGCGTCGTCGCCAACCGCGACATCGACATCACGGTCCGCACGGGCACCGTCCACGCCCTGTGCGGCGAGAACGGCGCCGGCAAGTCCACCCTCATGAAGATCCTCTACGGCATGCAGCAGCCGGACGAGGGCACCATCACCGTGAACGGCGAACAGGTCGTCTTCCACAACCCCGGCGACGCCATCGCCCGCGGTATCGGCATGGTGCACCAGCACTTCATGCTCGCCGACAACCTCACCGTGCTGGAGAACGTCGTCCTCGGCGCGGAGAAGCTGTACGGCATCGGGAACAGGGCCCGCGCGAAGATCAAGGAGATCTCCGACGCGTACGGCCTGAACGTCCGCCCGGACGTGCTGGTGGAGGAGCTGGGCGTCGCCGACCGCCAGCGCGTGGAGATCCTCAAGGTCCTCTACCGCGGCGCCAAGACCCTCATCCTCGACGAGCCCACCGCCGTGCTCGTGCCGCAGGAGGTGGACGCGCTCTTCGACAACCTGCGCGAGCTGAAGTCCGAGGGCCTCACCGTCATCTTCATCTCCCACAAGCTGGGCGAGGTGCTGTCGGTCGCCGACGAGATCACCGTCATACGGCGCGGTACGACGGTGGGCACGGTCTCGCCCCAGGGCACCACCCCCAAGCAGCTCGCCGAGCTGATGGTCGGCAGCGAACTGCCCACCCCGGAGACCGAGGAGTCCACCGTCACGGACGTCCCCGTGCTCAAGGTCGAGGGGCTGCACCTCGCACAGACCGACCTCGAGGGCATCGAGCGCATCATCCTGGACCAGATCTCCTTCACCATCCACCGGGGCGAGGTCCTGGGCATCGCCGGCGTGGAGGGCAACGGCCAGTCCGAGCTGGTCGAGGCGATCATGGGCATGCGCCAGCCGGACGCCGGCGTCGTCACGCTCGACGGCGCCGACATCTCCCACGCCGCCACCCGCGACCGCCGCGAGGCCGGCATCGGCTACATCCCCGAGGACCGCCACCGCCACGGCCTGCTGCTGGAAGCCCCGCTGTGGGAGAACCGCATCCTCGGCCACGTCACCGAGAAGCCCAACGCGCGCGGCCGGCTCCTCGACATCAAGGCGGCCCGCGCCGACACCGAGCGGATCGTGCGGGCGTACGACGTCCGCACCCCCGGCATCGACGTGACCGCGGCCTCGCTGTCCGGCGGCAACCAGCAGAAGCTGATCGTCGGCCGCGAGATGAGCCACGCCCCCAAGCTGCTCATCGCCGCCCACCCCACCCGGGGCGTGGACGTCGGCGCCCAGGCGGCCATCTGGGACCACATCCGCGAGGCCCGCCGCGAGGGCCTGGCCGTGCTGCTGATCTCCGCGGACCTGGACGAGCTGATCGGGCTCTCCGACACCCTGCGGGTGATGTACCGCGGCCGCCTGGTCGCCGACGCCGACCCCGCCACCATCACCCCCGAAGAGCTGGGCTCCGCCATGACGGGTGCGGCCACCGGCCACCTGGAGCACACAGAGGACGACGAGCGATGA
- a CDS encoding BMP family lipoprotein: MRRVAKISAACAATAALALTATACGSTSSDNNASSSASSGGGKGIKIGLAYDVGGRGDRSFNDSAARGADKAKSEFGGSIKELTAKTSDTEADREQRLSDLADAGYNPIVAVGFSYAPAVTKIAAKYPKTSFGIVDSVVNAKNVDSITFTEEQGSYLAGVAAALKTKKDHVGFIGGVDVPLIKKFEAGYVQGVHDTNPKVKVQVQYLSHGSDTSGFSSPDKGKEAAQGMLDNGADVIYSAAGSSGNGAIEAVHGAKGAWAIGVDSDQYNIPGLAQYKSSILTSMVKNVDVGVYDFIKSVHDGKPLVGLNTYSLAKNGVSLSTSGGFISDIQPKLDAAKKKIVDGQIKVKTTP, encoded by the coding sequence GTGCGCCGGGTAGCCAAGATCTCCGCTGCGTGTGCCGCCACCGCAGCCCTCGCACTGACTGCCACCGCGTGTGGCAGCACGTCCTCCGACAACAACGCCTCCTCCTCCGCCTCCTCGGGCGGCGGCAAGGGCATCAAGATCGGCCTCGCCTACGACGTCGGCGGCCGTGGTGACCGCTCGTTCAACGACTCCGCCGCGCGCGGCGCCGACAAGGCCAAGAGCGAGTTCGGCGGCTCGATCAAGGAGCTGACCGCCAAGACCTCCGACACCGAGGCCGACCGCGAGCAGCGGCTGTCGGACCTGGCGGACGCGGGCTACAACCCGATCGTCGCCGTCGGCTTCTCCTACGCTCCGGCCGTGACCAAGATCGCCGCGAAGTACCCGAAGACCAGCTTCGGCATCGTCGACTCGGTCGTGAACGCCAAGAACGTCGACAGCATCACGTTCACCGAGGAGCAGGGCTCCTACCTCGCCGGTGTCGCCGCCGCGCTGAAGACCAAGAAGGACCACGTCGGCTTCATCGGCGGTGTCGACGTCCCGCTGATCAAGAAGTTCGAGGCGGGCTACGTCCAGGGCGTCCACGACACCAACCCGAAGGTCAAGGTCCAGGTCCAGTACCTGAGCCACGGCTCGGACACCTCCGGCTTCTCCAGCCCCGACAAGGGCAAGGAGGCCGCGCAGGGCATGCTGGACAACGGCGCCGACGTGATCTACTCGGCCGCCGGCTCCTCCGGCAACGGTGCGATCGAGGCCGTGCACGGCGCCAAGGGCGCGTGGGCCATCGGTGTGGACTCCGACCAGTACAACATCCCGGGTCTGGCCCAGTACAAGAGCTCGATCCTGACCTCCATGGTCAAGAACGTCGACGTCGGCGTGTACGACTTCATCAAGTCCGTCCACGACGGCAAGCCGCTGGTCGGCCTCAACACCTACTCGCTCGCCAAGAACGGCGTCTCGCTGTCCACCAGCGGCGGCTTCATCAGCGACATCCAGCCCAAGCTGGACGCCGCGAAGAAGAAGATCGTCGACGGCCAGATCAAGGTCAAGACGACCCCGTGA